The proteins below are encoded in one region of Misgurnus anguillicaudatus chromosome 24, ASM2758022v2, whole genome shotgun sequence:
- the rnaset2l gene encoding ribonuclease T2-like, with product MIYYQHIFVVCTAVLFTGWVFTYDEPQCYETAMRHSCNWTCMRLTLQWPGSFCISLNKKNICSIPQTIQNWTIHGLWPQKTGHCCDCWPIFHSHLQDIEAELSHLWPSFVKAKNYFLFWKEEWIKHGTCAGCEETLGSPVHYFQAAIKLRKLYDIDSVLKNSGIQTSCDVSYKYKEICAVLDPWFGSNYDLQCVTDKKGREVWVQLKISLFRNQTLGCHKEEQLFNNTVRMQGPGHPCPKNETIFYFPINYEQPYDPCN from the exons ATGATCTATT ATCAACACATTTTCGTGGTATGCACAGCTGTTTTGTTCACTGGTTGGGTCTTCACGTATGACGAACCCCAATGTTATGAAACTGCAATGAGACA CTCATGTAACTGGACTTGTATGCGTCTCACTCTTCAATGGCCTGGGAGTTTCTGCATA AGccttaacaaaaaaaatatttgcagcaTACCACAGACTATTCAGAACTGGACCATTCACGGCTTATG GCCTCAAAAGACCGGTCACTGCTGTGACTGCTGGCCAATATTTCATTCTCATCTACAG gACATTGAGGCTGAACTCTCTCATCTGTGGCCTTCATTTGTGAAAGCGAAAAACTACTTTCTCTTTTG GAAAGAAGAATGGATTAAGCACGGCACATGTGCAGGTTGTGAAGAGACTTTGGGCTCACCAGTTCATTACTTTCAGGCTGCGATCAAGCTCCGAAAACTTTATGACATCGATAG tgTCTTGAAAAATTCTGGTATCCAAACCTCCTGTGACGTGTCATATAAA TACAAGGAAATATGTGCCGTTCTGGACCCATGGTTTGGAAGCAATTATGATTTGCAGTGTGTGACGGATAAGAAG GGACGTGAAGTGTGGGTCCAATTGAAGATCAGCCTCTTCAGAAACCAAACACTTGGATGCCATAAAGAAGAGCAGTTGTTCAATAATACAGTACGGATGCAAGGCCCAGGACACCCATGTCCTAAAAATGAAACCATCTTTTACTTTCCAATAAATTATGAGCAGCCCTATGATCCCTGTAACTGA
- the cox7a1 gene encoding cytochrome c oxidase subunit 7A1, mitochondrial, translating into MRHLLSLPQLASRAFSTTTRQMRNKVLERQKVFLEDNGLPVHIKGGTTDVLLYRLTMTITLAGTAFSCYWLLRASMPRGKAH; encoded by the exons ATGAGACATTT ACTGAGTCTTCCTCAGCTGGCCTCACGGGCCTTCAGTACAACAACCCGACAAATGAGAAACAAGGTGCTTGAAAGACAAAAGGTTTTCT tgGAGGACAATGGTCTACCTGTCCACATTAAAGGAGGAACCACAGATGTCCTTCTTTATCGTTTAACCATGACCATCACACTTGCAG GCACTGCCTTTTCCTGTTACTGGCTGCTACGGGCCAGTATGCCAAGGGGTAAAGCACACTGA
- the chp2 gene encoding calcineurin B homologous protein 2, protein MGLTYSTQLKIPNLEELMQETGFSSAHIIRLHDRFKYLDKEKKGHLCPQDFGDIKGLAMNPIGDRIIDAFFPPGRETVDFQTFVRILAHFRPVDKNRPKELNSSEPINSRINKLKFVFQMYDLDKDGKISRHDLLKVLRGMLEMQVTDEQLDSIAERTIQEADLDGDGTISFEEFRKSLEKVNIDHKMSIRFLR, encoded by the exons ATGGGTTTGACGTACTCCACCCAACTAAAAATCCCAAACCTCGAGGAGTTAATGCAAGAAACTGGCT TCTCCTCTGCTCACATTATTCGTTTGCATGACCGCTTCAAATATCTGGATAAAGAGAAGAAAGGTCACCTCTG TCCTCAGGATTTTGGAGATATAAAAGGACTGGCAATGAACCCCATAGGAGACAGAATAATAGATGCTTTCTTTCCCCCGGG GAGGGAAACCGTGGATTTCCAGACTTTTGTGAGGATCCTCGCCCATTTCCGACCTGTGGACAAGAACCGACCCAAAGAGCTCAATTCTTCTGAACCCATCAATAGCAGGATCAACAAACTTAAAT TTGTCTTTCAGATGTATGACCTGGATAAGGATGGCAAGATTTCCAGACATGATCTTTTAAAG GTTCTCCGGGGCATGCTGGAGATGCAGGTGACAGACGAGCAACTGGACAGCATAGCCGAGCGCACTATACAGGAAGCAGATTTAGACGGAGATGGCACCATATCTTTTGAGGAATTTCGCAAG TCACTGGAGAAAGTCAACATTGATCACAAGATGAGCATTCGCTTCTTGCGCTAA